Proteins from a genomic interval of Scomber japonicus isolate fScoJap1 chromosome 10, fScoJap1.pri, whole genome shotgun sequence:
- the soga3a gene encoding protein SOGA3a, producing MWTAFMNGSGLHGGGGAGAGYVQSQGWEFVPCSGMERKDRGRGKSRSPLRRISSPPTVFSQLYEPQFGTSPGAGEGGVATQLEVLQGQMWQGPELQQQQPTHHTRLRKKFDDLKKRHVQDKQEWMREKESLLREVADIQGGENRRILLDLKTVLEEVQVEVKREEEKRSELQLQYTRDRCAWEVEKAELQCRIAQLEARERAELVSGRVQTAAGPGSVASRSNREQRGETSTLRREREEQRRLLADTHSTAMDLRCRLEHNERDWSREKAELLERFDVERREWESQLKDMQKKIEELYCEVRVKREGTGLDTERQDEHDVMHRLSMRSTSTGSSLLSDNSHSQPLSSSSQSELSRHPPLPGFGCNSNINGSGGRDSQQSTCFQADNLCDFNVGGQFTQNDHVHAELLDELRSRGPWKQVTDSKEAVDTLELEAIFHGALGCGVVQKNGSEGNERNVHVDSQESLLWEELSFGSTRKKNTTALNAALKEIARVSEELCSYQDEIRKKSGDKRNQSDSLCLPEEREMLPGHDKTRRELDESPCDLSQIYDDLRALERENWITLSPDNTWQANRGPDESWRMSATDPDSYRDTQTSPGVLSEMDIPAPPIPPRTSSWNLNSPTDPDTELHIPETPMATVRKCHSPCVLVDRKCSSPSIVKKFGAMLQENEGKVLIDGKVASCAVPVNSNCNIGCCHSRWSCDASKFINSKLSAYGTVQKSFSEVNILGAEKDLHSDYSPGVGNIQSPELQIPPFVKDLPVDLLLSSLEITPASSNIQGSRRNIMLEQKTAEFNRTLFQAEMGRGVDEQDSFTVTDAGSLGCQPDLSATYASDEVLLPRESKFQPHFTDVTASVTGVHPEVTLSLSTLASPVQNPEVQPRRGRCGTEAQKVRMRQEIPSGLSPEQPQGGLREASTITSQSPAHHSEVKHKLRTASSPSRKTHHRVATEAPFSEPALPANTQPGQNVERSNSKNENPHGAKPQPARVGVSLQQSSAENKQRQMTQPGHQAQPKHASVPPSQSDSSRPGPRMMNDHPWKPLTLAAYPRPEGSRSNYGAVERILKNYESAARAQQHHSLQSEMTASPNISVKQEENATELDMLDMHPLPLPPTLRHTQASHTSQKHTTHTQLSSHGVMGVTEIQLAVQLRWECCLFLEKDKSCFSSSIQKNFSRPARPANRRLPSRWASRSPTSSSSTSSSPSTTPVVPPSFPLQKHTSSFTYSHAFHIETVII from the exons ATGTGGACTGCTTTTATGAACGGTTCGGGGCTGCACGGTGGGGGCGGTGCCGGTGCGGGCTACGTCCAGTCTCAGGGATGGGAGTTTGTGCCGTGCTCCGGGATGGAGAGGAAAGATAGAGGCAGGGGCAAAAGCCGCAGCCCGCTGAGGAGGATCTCTTCTCCGCCCACCGTCTTCAGCCAGCTCTACGAGCCACAGTTCGGTACTTCTCCGGGCGCAGGAGAAGGTGGCGTAGCAACACAGCTCGAAGTCCTCCAGGGACAAATGTGGCAAGGTCCTGAACTCCAGCAGCAACAGCCAACACATCACACGCGGCTCAGAAAGAAATTTGATGATTTGAAAAAGCGACACGTGCAGGACAAGCAGGAATGGATGCGAGAGAAGGAGTCATTGTTGAGAGAAGTGGCTGACATTCAA GGAGGGGAGAACCGGAGGAttctgctggacctgaagacGGTTTTGGAGGAAGTGCAGGTAGAggtgaagagagaggaggagaagaggagtgaGCTCCAGCTACAGTACACCAGGGACAGATGTGCCTGGGAGGTGGAGAAGGCTGAGCTCCAGTGCAGGATTGCACAG TTGGAGGCTAGAGAGCGTGCTGAGTTGGTCAGTGGAAGGGTCCAGACAGCGGCAGGTCCTGGCTCTGTTGCGTCACGGAGCAATCGAGAGCAGCGCGGCGAGACTTCGACGCTCCGCCGGGAGAGGGAAGAGCAGCGGCGGCTCCTGGCAGACACACACTCGACGGCCATGGACCTGCGCTGTCGCCTGGAGCACAATGAGAGAGACTGGTCAAGGGAGAAAGCCGAGCTGCTGGAGAGGTTTGATGTGGAGAGGAGGGAATGGGAGAGCCAGCTGAAAGATATGCAGAAGAAAATAGAAGAG TTGTACTGTGAAGTGAGGGTCAAGCGAGAAGGGACCGGACTAGACACCGAGAGGCAGGACGAACACGATGTCATGCATCGGCTCAGCATGCGTtcaaccagcactggctccagtcTGCTCAGTGACAACTCCCACTCCCAGccgctcagcagcagcagtcagtcAGAACTGAGCAGACACCCACCATTACCTGGTTTTGGTTGCAATAGCAACATCAATGGGAGTGGTGGGAGAGACAGCCAACAATCCACCTGTTTCCAAGCAGACAACCTCTGTGATTTTAATGTTGGTGGTCAGTTTACTCAGAATGACCATGTACATGCAGAGCTGCTGGATGAATTGAGATCCAGAGGCCCTTGGAAGCAAGTCACTGATAGCAAGGAGGCTGTTGATACATTGGAGCTGGAGGCTATTTTTCATGGAGCTCTTGGATGTGGAGTGGTACAGAAAAATGGCTCTGAAGGGAATGAAAGGAATGTTCACGTTGATAGTCAAGAAAGTCTTCTTTGGGAAGAGCTGAGTTTCGGCAGCACCAGGAAGAAGAACACCACTGCTCTCAATGCT gctCTGAAGGAGATTGCCCGTGTCAGTGAGGAGCTTTGTAGCTACCAGGATGAGATCAGAAAGAAGAGTGGGGATAAGAG GAATCAATCTGACTCCCTGTGCCTCCCGGAGGAGAGGGAGATGCTGCCAGGGCACGATAAGACCAGACGGGAGCTGGATGAATCACCCTGCGACCTCAGCCAGATCTACGATGACCTTCGGGCCTTGGAGAGGGAAAACTGGATCACCTTGTCACCAGATAACACCTGGCAGGCCAACAGGGGGCCAGACGAATCCTGGAGAATGAGTGCAACGGATCCAGACAgctacagagacacacagacgaGCCCTGGAGTACTCTCTGAGATGGATATACCAGCCCCGCCCATCCCTCCCCGCACCTCCTCCTGGAATCTGAATAGCCCCACCGATCCAGATACAGAGCTCCACATCCCAGAAACCCCCATGGCGACAGTGAGGAAATGCCACAGCCCGTGTGTTCTAGTGGACAGAAAGTGTAGCAGCCCATCCATCGTCAAGAAGTTTGGGGCTATGCTgcaagaaaatgaaggaaaggtttTAATAGATGGCAAGGTAGCATCGTGTGCTGTACCTGTTAACTCTAACTGTAACATTGGCTGCTGCCATAGCCGCTGGTCCTGTGATGCAAGTAAATTCATTAACAGTAAGTTATCTGCATATGGGACTGTCCAGAAAAGTTTCTCTGAGGTCAACATATTGGGTGCTGAAAAAGACTTGCACTCAGATTACAGCCCTGGTGTTGGGAACATACAAAGCCCTGAGCTACAAATCCCTCCTTTTGTGAAAGACTTACCTGTAGATCTGTtattgtcctctctggaaataACACCTGCCAGCTCCAACATCCAGGGCTCCAGAAGAAACATAATGCTGGAACAAAAAACAGCTGAGTTCAACAGAACTTTATTTCAGGCGGAGATGGGACGTGGGGTGGATGAGCAAGACAGTTTTACAGTAACAGATGCTGGCTCATTGGGTTGCCAACCAGACCTTTCAGCAACTTATGCATCAGATGAGGTTTTACTTCCCAGGGAGAGTAAATTTCAGCCACATTTTACTGATGTCACTGCTAGTGTCACAGGCGTACATCCTGAAGTCACATTGTCTCTGTCCACCTTGGCTTCCCCTGTTCAGAACCCCGAAGTCCAACCGAGGCGAGGTAGATGTGGTACTGAAGCTCAAAAAGTCAGAATGAGGCAAGAAATTCCATCTGGCCTTTCACCTGAACAGCCACAGGGTGGACTCAGGGAGGCATCCACAATAACATCTCAGAGCCCTGCACACCATTCTGAGGTCAAGCACAAACTTCGGACAGCGAGCAGTCCTTCCAGGAAAACACACCACAGAGTAGCCACAGAGGCTCCCTTTTCTGAGCCTGCCTTGCCTGCAAATACCCAGCCAGGTCAGAATGTGGAGCGTTCCAACTCCAAGAATGAGAATCCCCATGGAGCGAAGCCTCAGCCAGCCAGGGTTGGTGTCTCACTCCAGCAGTCCTCTGCTGagaacaaacaaagacagatgACACAGCCAGGGCACCAGGCACAGCCAAAGCATGCATCTGTTCCTCCCTCACAGTCTGACTCCTCCAGACCTGGACCTCGAATGATGAATGACCATCCCTGGAAGCCCCTCACTCTGGCTGCCTACCCACGGCCTGAGGGATCCAGGTCCAACTACGGGGCAGTGGAAAGGATTCTGAAGAATTATGAGAGTGCAGCCCGGGCTCAACAGCACCACAGCCTACAGAGTGAAATGACTGCAAGTCCTAACATCAGTGTCAAGCAGGAGGAGAATGCCACAGAACTGGACATGCTGGACATGCACCCTCTGCCCTTACCTCCtactctgagacacacacaggcctcACACACCTCACagaaacacaccacacacacacaactcagcAGCCATGGTGTCATGGGAGTAACAGAGATACAGCTTGCAGTGCAG CTCCGGTGGGAATGTTGTTTATTTCTG GAGAAAGACAAGTCTtgcttctcttcctccatccagAAGAACTTCTCGAGGCCTGCTCGTCCAGCCAATCGACGCCTCCCGTCCCGATGGGCCAGCCGCTCCCccacttcttcctcctccacctcctcatctCCCTCTACAACCCCTGTCGTACCTCCATCCTTCCCGCTCCAGAAACACACCTCCTCTTTTACCTACTCACACGCCTTTCACATAGAGACTGTCATCATTTGA